From the Astatotilapia calliptera chromosome 6, fAstCal1.2, whole genome shotgun sequence genome, one window contains:
- the LOC113023209 gene encoding G-protein coupled receptor 26-like, whose amino-acid sequence MSIPEFLLEVSIVIIAVVSLLTNLSVLLCFVQSSDLRAHVPGIFMINLSLSNILLSIINMPATFLGVVSGANPLGDLFCHVVSFAETFITSNAMLSMAALSMDRWIAVVFPLRYSSKMRYRDAFLIVAYSWLHSLIFSLTQLMMNWGGYSYTYASCTVHLDLDQVSQLGIYATFTALFHGSSFALCLLVLCFAYLKVLRVAKSHCKRIDVITVQTLLLLVDIHPSVKERCLAQRKKRKQRATKKICVFIGSFILCFSPYVITRLVELLPSVRIPRYWGIATKCLFYAKASSDPFVYCLLRQQYRKVLVSIISRVVGKDHYLLSVTSASSTFDTTDDSCLARIT is encoded by the exons ATGAGCATACCGGAGTTCCTTCTGGAAGTGTCCATTGTGATAATAgctgttgtttctctgctgACCAACTTGTCGGTACTGCTATGTTTCGTTCAGAGCAGCGATTTAAGAGCCCATGTACCAGGAATCTTTATGATAAATCTCTCTTTATCTAACATCCTCCTCAGTATTATCAACATGCCTGCCACTTTTCTGGGGGTGGTCAGTGGCGCAAACCCCTTGGGGGACTTGTTCTGCCACGTCGTCAGCTTTGCCGAGACTTTTATCACCAGTAATGCCATGCTGAGCATGGCGGCGCTGAGCATGGACAGGTGGATAGCGGTAGTATTTCCTCTGAGATACTCCAGCAAGATGCGCTACAGGGACGCTTTTCTGATCGTGGCCTACTCCTGGCTTCACTCTCTCATCTTTTCTCTCACTCAGCTGATGATGAACTGGGGAGGCTACAGCTACACTTACGCCTCATGCACAGTTCACCTGGACTTGGACCAGGTGTCTCAGCTGGGAATCTACGCCACCTTCACAGCGCTGTTCCACGGTAGCAGCTTTGCGCTCTGCCTCCTCGTCTTGTGCTTCGCTTACCTGAAAGTTTTGAGAGTGGCTAAGTCACACTGCAAGAGGATAGATGTAATTACAGTGCAGACTTTGCTTCTGTTGGTTGATATCCACCCCAG tgtgAAGGAGAGGTGCCTAGCGCAACGGAAGAAGAGAAAGCAGCGCGCCACTAAAAAGATCTGCGTCTTCATTGGCTCCTTCATCCTCTGCTTTTCACCATATGTTATCACCAG GTTGGTGGAGTTGTTGCCCTCTGTGCGCATCCCTCGTTACTGGGGCATTGCCACCAAATGCTTGTTCTATGCCAAGGCTTCCAGTGACCCATTCGTCTACTGTCTTCTGCGGCAGCAGTACAGGAAGGTCCTGGTTAGTATTATCAGCCGAGTTGTAGGAAAAGATCACTACTTACTGTCTGTGACCAGTGCAAGCAGCACATTTGACACCACAGATGACAGCTGTCTTGCCAGGATTACTTGA
- the cpz gene encoding carboxypeptidase Z isoform X2 — protein MQLGLLVMFLFWAKTSLCVPQQNCHPGDEYLGRCSNSAYEEKPKCTELNLGYCNDMEYSRTIFPNILGHRTRLEAESGAEYLLLSVIHGLLNGECSPEIRLVGCSVLASPCRDDKMVKPCRSTCEALRKDCTHAFEAIEMAWPYFLDCDRFFASDQEGCFDPLAGLKARQEQALSSLSPQEPSTIIQFTYTSNAQMYSILKRTAAKCSHISHIYSIGRSTEGRDLLVIEFTNNPGQHELLEPEIKLVGNMHGNEVLGRQLLIYLAQYLCSEYILGNQRIQTIINTTRIHILASMNPDGYELAASEGHLLNGWTNGRTNAQNIDLNRNFPDLTSVLYRNRRSRHYRTDHIPIPDAYWFGKVAPETYAVMKWVRSLPFVQSASLHGGDLVISYPFDYSRHPLEERMFSPTPDEQVFKQLARTYADAHATMSNNDTERCGASFYRTRGIINGALWYSFAGGMSDFNYLHTNCLEITVELGCDKFPSEAELYPEWKRNKEALLSFLESVHRGIKGIVKDGNGNGIKDATISIRGVRKDVTTAEDGDYWRLLNPGTHIVTATAKGYSKVSKRVYLPHTMSKAGRVDFVLQKVPVEPDIDDHLFPTSDTWDRFDPYNQFEQYRDPDVGDSGREREEKPWWWNYFSQSGISPPTWLLRNV, from the exons ATGCAGCTAGGACTTTTGGTAATGTTTCTTTTCTGGGCGAAAACTTCGTTGTGCGTCCCGCAGCAGAATTGCCATCCAGGAGACGAGTATTTAG gaaGATGCAGCAACAGTGCATATGAAGAAAAAC CTAAATGCACAGAGCTGAACCTGGGCTATTGTAATGATATGGAATACTCTAG AACCATATTCCCTAACATCCTTGGTCATCGGACTCGTTTGGAGGCAGAGTCAGGGGCAGAGTACCTCCTCCTAAGTGTCATCCATGGCCTTTTAAATGGGGAGTGCTCCCCTGAGATTCGTCTTGTAGGTTGCTCAGTACTGGCCTCACCCTGCAGAGATGACAAGATGGTCAAACCCTGCCGGAGCACATGTGAGGCACTGAGGAAGGACTGCACACATGCCTTTGAGGCCATTGAGATGGCCTGGCCTTATTTCCTGGATTGTGACCGCTTCTTTGCCAGTGACCAAGAAGGCTGCTTTGATCCTCTGGCAGGGCTGAAAG CCAGACAGGAGCAAGCACTGTCCAGTCTCTCTCCTCAGGAGCCCAGTACTATCATTCAGTTCACCTACACCTCCAATGCACAGATGTACAGCATCCTGAAGAGAACAGCAGCCAAGTGCTCTCATATCTCCCACATCTACAGCATTGGACGGAGCACTGAGGGCAGGGATCTACTGGTGATTGAGTTCACCAACAACCCAGGACAACATGAGCTAT TAGAGCCAGAGATCAAGTTGGTGGGCAACATGCATGGCAACGAAGTGCTGGGCCGCCAGCTGCTCATCTATTTGGCCCAGTACCTGTGTTCGGAATATATCCTGGGAAACCAAAGAATTCAGACCATCATCAACACCACTCGCATCCATATTCTAGCCTCCATGAACCCCGATGGCTATGAGCTAGCCGCCTCAGAG GGTCACTTGTTGAATGGTTGGACCAATGGTCGAACCAATGCCCAGAATATTGACCTGAACCGGAACTTTCCGGACCTTACGTCTGTCTTGTACCGGAATCGACGCAGCAGGCACTACCGTACTGACCACATCCCGATTCCCGACGCATACTGGTTTGGGAAG GTGGCACCAGAGACTTACGCAGTGATGAAGTGGGTCAGGTCTCTGCCTTTCGTTCAGTCTGCCAGCCTCCACGGAGGGGATCTGGTGATCTCCTATCCATTTGACTACTCTAGACATCCTCTTGAGGAGCGGATGTTCTCCCCCACTCCAGATGAACAG GTCTTCAAGCAGCTGGCTCGCACATATGCCGATGCTCATGCCACTATGTCAAACAATGACACAGAGAGGTGTGGTGCCTCCTTTTATCGAACTCGGGGGATTATCAATGGGGCACTGTGGTACAGTTTTGCTGGTG GTATGTCAGACTTTAATTATTTACACACTAACTGTCTTGAGATAACCGTGGAGCTTGGATGCGACAAATTCCCCTCAGAGGCTGAGCTTTACCCAGAATGGAAGAGGAATAAAGAAGCTCTCCTCAGTTTTCTTGAATCT GTCCACAGAGGAATAAAGGGAATAGTTAAGGATGGTAATGGTAATGGAATAAAAGATGCAACAATTTCCATCAGGGGTGTTAGAAAAGATGTCACCACAG CTGAAGATGGAGACTATTGGAGGTTGCTTAACCCTGGAACTCACATCGTGACAGCCACAGCCAAAGGATACTCCAAGGTCAGCAAGAGAGTTTATTTGCCTCACACCATGAGCAAGGCTGGACGTGTTGACTTTGTCCTGCAGAAG GTTCCCGTGGAGCCCGATATTGATGACCACCTCTTCCCCACATCAGACACATGGGATCGATTTGACCCCTACAACCAGTTTGAGCAATACAGGGATCCAGATGTGGGTgatagtgggagagagagggaggaaaaaccATGGTGGTGGAACTACTTCTCCCAGTCTGGTATCTCACCTCCAACCTGGCTGCTGAGAAATGTGTAG
- the cpz gene encoding carboxypeptidase Z isoform X1, which translates to MQLGLLVMFLFWAKTSLCVPQQNCHPGDEYLGRCSNSAYEEKPKCTELNLGYCNDMEYSRTIFPNILGHRTRLEAESGAEYLLLSVIHGLLNGECSPEIRLVGCSVLASPCRDDKMVKPCRSTCEALRKDCTHAFEAIEMAWPYFLDCDRFFASDQEGCFDPLAGLKARQEQALSSLSPQEPSTIIQFTYTSNAQMYSILKRTAAKCSHISHIYSIGRSTEGRDLLVIEFTNNPGQHELLEPEIKLVGNMHGNEVLGRQLLIYLAQYLCSEYILGNQRIQTIINTTRIHILASMNPDGYELAASEVEDNNDPELINHEGHLLNGWTNGRTNAQNIDLNRNFPDLTSVLYRNRRSRHYRTDHIPIPDAYWFGKVAPETYAVMKWVRSLPFVQSASLHGGDLVISYPFDYSRHPLEERMFSPTPDEQVFKQLARTYADAHATMSNNDTERCGASFYRTRGIINGALWYSFAGGMSDFNYLHTNCLEITVELGCDKFPSEAELYPEWKRNKEALLSFLESVHRGIKGIVKDGNGNGIKDATISIRGVRKDVTTAEDGDYWRLLNPGTHIVTATAKGYSKVSKRVYLPHTMSKAGRVDFVLQKVPVEPDIDDHLFPTSDTWDRFDPYNQFEQYRDPDVGDSGREREEKPWWWNYFSQSGISPPTWLLRNV; encoded by the exons ATGCAGCTAGGACTTTTGGTAATGTTTCTTTTCTGGGCGAAAACTTCGTTGTGCGTCCCGCAGCAGAATTGCCATCCAGGAGACGAGTATTTAG gaaGATGCAGCAACAGTGCATATGAAGAAAAAC CTAAATGCACAGAGCTGAACCTGGGCTATTGTAATGATATGGAATACTCTAG AACCATATTCCCTAACATCCTTGGTCATCGGACTCGTTTGGAGGCAGAGTCAGGGGCAGAGTACCTCCTCCTAAGTGTCATCCATGGCCTTTTAAATGGGGAGTGCTCCCCTGAGATTCGTCTTGTAGGTTGCTCAGTACTGGCCTCACCCTGCAGAGATGACAAGATGGTCAAACCCTGCCGGAGCACATGTGAGGCACTGAGGAAGGACTGCACACATGCCTTTGAGGCCATTGAGATGGCCTGGCCTTATTTCCTGGATTGTGACCGCTTCTTTGCCAGTGACCAAGAAGGCTGCTTTGATCCTCTGGCAGGGCTGAAAG CCAGACAGGAGCAAGCACTGTCCAGTCTCTCTCCTCAGGAGCCCAGTACTATCATTCAGTTCACCTACACCTCCAATGCACAGATGTACAGCATCCTGAAGAGAACAGCAGCCAAGTGCTCTCATATCTCCCACATCTACAGCATTGGACGGAGCACTGAGGGCAGGGATCTACTGGTGATTGAGTTCACCAACAACCCAGGACAACATGAGCTAT TAGAGCCAGAGATCAAGTTGGTGGGCAACATGCATGGCAACGAAGTGCTGGGCCGCCAGCTGCTCATCTATTTGGCCCAGTACCTGTGTTCGGAATATATCCTGGGAAACCAAAGAATTCAGACCATCATCAACACCACTCGCATCCATATTCTAGCCTCCATGAACCCCGATGGCTATGAGCTAGCCGCCTCAGAGGTAGAGGATAACAATGACCCGGAGCTCATCAACCATGAA GGTCACTTGTTGAATGGTTGGACCAATGGTCGAACCAATGCCCAGAATATTGACCTGAACCGGAACTTTCCGGACCTTACGTCTGTCTTGTACCGGAATCGACGCAGCAGGCACTACCGTACTGACCACATCCCGATTCCCGACGCATACTGGTTTGGGAAG GTGGCACCAGAGACTTACGCAGTGATGAAGTGGGTCAGGTCTCTGCCTTTCGTTCAGTCTGCCAGCCTCCACGGAGGGGATCTGGTGATCTCCTATCCATTTGACTACTCTAGACATCCTCTTGAGGAGCGGATGTTCTCCCCCACTCCAGATGAACAG GTCTTCAAGCAGCTGGCTCGCACATATGCCGATGCTCATGCCACTATGTCAAACAATGACACAGAGAGGTGTGGTGCCTCCTTTTATCGAACTCGGGGGATTATCAATGGGGCACTGTGGTACAGTTTTGCTGGTG GTATGTCAGACTTTAATTATTTACACACTAACTGTCTTGAGATAACCGTGGAGCTTGGATGCGACAAATTCCCCTCAGAGGCTGAGCTTTACCCAGAATGGAAGAGGAATAAAGAAGCTCTCCTCAGTTTTCTTGAATCT GTCCACAGAGGAATAAAGGGAATAGTTAAGGATGGTAATGGTAATGGAATAAAAGATGCAACAATTTCCATCAGGGGTGTTAGAAAAGATGTCACCACAG CTGAAGATGGAGACTATTGGAGGTTGCTTAACCCTGGAACTCACATCGTGACAGCCACAGCCAAAGGATACTCCAAGGTCAGCAAGAGAGTTTATTTGCCTCACACCATGAGCAAGGCTGGACGTGTTGACTTTGTCCTGCAGAAG GTTCCCGTGGAGCCCGATATTGATGACCACCTCTTCCCCACATCAGACACATGGGATCGATTTGACCCCTACAACCAGTTTGAGCAATACAGGGATCCAGATGTGGGTgatagtgggagagagagggaggaaaaaccATGGTGGTGGAACTACTTCTCCCAGTCTGGTATCTCACCTCCAACCTGGCTGCTGAGAAATGTGTAG